tttttttttcctttttttttttcctttttcctttttggaaagTTAACCGTTTCCCATCAGGGCAATGCCACGAAATGCACTTTAAAACTGTtaacggggaggggggggggcgggtgggTGGGAAGGGTGGGGGGAAGACGAATtgaaaatggcatttctttCCACTTCACTTCATTCCCCAGTGAAAGACACAAGGCTGCCCGAGTTAAACTCGTCTTTTCGTCCAATAAATTACTCCGCAACCCGGACCGGAGGAGGTGGCGGTGgtggaggtgagggggggggctggggacgaacagaaaaatagagaagGGGCAGCGCAGCAAAAAGACGGGCGAGGGGCCGTGGGGACAGGGCCGTGTTCCCACGCGGGTGGGACCCAAGCACGCTGCgtgggcccccccccggcaccgcacCCCCATCGCGGCGGCAGGTTGGGGGGGCTGGCGGCACCCTGCCACCGGGAGAGGCCtaaaggacccccccccccccccttccctctccaggGAGCGCCACTTTCTCCGGGAAAACTCTGGAAATGAACTGTGTGGTTTCACCTCCCGGAGCTCCTCCACAATGGGCCCTGCTCGCCCCTGCCGCAACAAGCTGGGAGGGCCGAGCagctcttccccccccccgcccctccacTGCGCCTCGACCCCCGCAAACACTGCCTGAAAATGAAGTTTACTTTGTCggctccctcccttctcccaagTCGCCTCTGAGCGAGCGTTTGGGAGAGCCAAGCCCCTGGAGAGAGGAAGCTGGCGGTGcgcagatatatatatatatatattatatatattatatactatACATATATGTGTCTGCATGTACGTACAGGCAGGCGTGCGTACGTAGGCATACATACAGATATATGCGCTCTTCCTGCtgcagcaaaaggagaaaataagcaTTACACATATTTAAGAAGACTCGTTTATAACAAAAAGTTCACATATACACATAAAGCAAAGGCTAGAACACAGTAACATATCGTGGACCGGTCACTGGTCGACTAACGCTCACCGTGGAAAATGCAAGTCATTTTCAAAACTAAggtgggaaaggaagaaaacaaaatgaatctgTTTATGTAAACTTCGATTTCCTTGCAGTGCAAATCGGTACGGTTAAATACTGCCTACATCAAAAGGGATAGCTTcgcttttctcttccttttcacatACTCATTCCTACGGGGGatccacagaaaataaacacagcagcATGTGCCAACCCCGAGCGACGGTCCGCGATGCCACCTGCCTTttgtgtcggggggggggggggggggggctccggggggcccGCGAGGTGGCagcgccccccacccccccacccccgcgtcccccccaccccatccccgtCCTCGCCAcccccagggccagggcagggcGCAAATTTTTGGGCCGGCGCGGAGCGGAGCCCCCTGCTcgcccctgccctgccggcCTGGGCGCGATACTCACTGCGCTGCAGCGCACGGGAAGGTCAAAATACCGCCCCGCACCTGCTGCCGTCTAAGGGACAGTCCGGTGCAGGTGCTTTGTCTGCTttgattctctctctctctctctctctctctctttctctctcgcttatttttttttgttttgtttcgttttgttatttttttttcttaattttttttttgcgcggtttttctttttttttttttgaaagacgggagaaaattaaaaaaaaaataataataataagataaGGAGGACGATCACCGAAAGTCGGGGGgggaggatgaagaggaggaggagaggaagaggaggaggaggaggaagaggaggagaggaggaggaggaggagcaggcggggccgggcgccccCGCCGCGAGTTCACTGCACGGGGGTCTGCACCCCGTGGTGCGGCGGCGTGTCCCTGCTGGCCCCGTACACGTCCTCGGCGCCCGGCAGCGTCCCTCCCGGGGGCGTCATGcgcttctctttctgtctcctgTTACAAAACCACACTCTCACCACCTCCTTCTCCAGCTGTAGGCTGTCCGCCAGCGAGGTGATCTCCTGGGCCGAGGGCTTGGGGCACTTGAGGAAGTGGCTCTCCAGCGCGCCCTTGACGCTCACCTCGATGGAGGTGCGCTTTTTCCGCTTGCGGCCCTGCGCCGCGATCTTGTCTATGCTGGTGGGGCTGCCCGAGGAGGAGTCCGCCTCCTCCAACCACTTGTTCAACAAAGGCTTCAGCTTGCACATGTTCTTGAAGCTCAGCTGCAGGGCCTCGAAGCGGCAGATGGTGGTCTGCGAGAAGACGTTGCCGTAGAGGGTGCCCAGCGCCAGCCCCACGTCCGCTTGGGTAAATCCCAGCTTTATCCGCCGCTGCTTGAACTGCTTGGCGAACTGCTCCAGGTCGTCCGACGTCGGCGTGTCCTCGTCCGAGTGCGCCTCGTGGTGCGGCGCCCCGGGGGGCGCggcggagggcggcggcggcggcggcccggccgCTCCCGGGTGCGGGCcgtgaggcggcggcggcggcggcccgccGTGCTCGGCGCCGTGGTGCGGCGGcccggggggcccggggggcggcccgggggggccgggcggctCGTCGTGCGCGTCGCGGAGGCCGTGGTGGTGCAGGGCGGGCTGCGCGGCGCCCAGCATGCCGTTGACGGTGAAGCCGGGCGGCTGCGAGTACAgcagccccgccgcctgcccgccgTTGGCCGCGGCCATGCCGGGCGGCAGgtgcgccgcgccgcccgctcgccacgccgccgccgccgccgccgccgccgccgccgccgccgcggccgccgcgtggtgcccgccgccgcctccgccgccgccgccgtggtGCACCAGGTGCggcgcccggcccggcggcgggtgctgcggcggcggcggcagctcGTCGCCGCGCCCGCCCGGCTGCACCACGGCCGGCTTGATGTCGGGCTGGCCCAGCGCGCCCGCCGCCCACGgcgcctcgccgccgccgccgccgcctccgccgccgccgccgccgccgccgccgcctcccccgccgccgggcccgccGGGGCCGCCGTGGGACAGCGCGGCGATCCACTGGTGAGCGTGGCTCAGCGGGTGCCCGTTGCTCTGCAGCGCGTAGTCCGCCTGCACCAGCGCGCCCGCGTCGCGGTAGCCGCCGCCGGGCTGCATGCCGCCGGGCGGCTCGGCGTGCACCATGGGCGAGCCGGAGGCGAGCAGGCTGTAGTGGTTGGAGGCTGCGGTCGCCATGACTCGCCGCGCCGCACTGAGCGCGCCGGGGAAAGGCGCCGCGCATTTGACAGCTACTTTTGCGCCTCGGGCGCCGCGCGgcgcccgcgcccccccggcccgcgcggcggcggggcccacTGCGAAGGCAcgcgcggccgccccgccccgccgccgccgcccatTGGACGCGCGGCGCCTGACGGACGCGGGCGCCCCTGGcaaccgccgccgccgcgcaaGCCCATTGGGCGAGCCGCGCCGAGAGggcccgccccccgcccgccccccgcccgccccccgccgcccggctcTGAGGGGGAacgggggcggcggcggggccgggcccgggcccggggggggggggtgaggggtgaGGAGCtccgcgcccccgccccgccccgccccgccccggggcccGCCCGTTAACGGCTCCTGTTGCTCGGCCCGGCGCGGGGAGCCCCTGGCGAGGCGGAGCGAGGGGAGCGAgcccccggtcccggtccccattccccgtccccgtccccggtcccggtcccggtgccggtcccgtCCCGGTGCCGGCCGCAGGCTCGGCCGCGGGGCCCGCCGGGCGCCGGGGGTGTGAGGGAGGCAGCCGtgcgcccgccgcccgccgcgcggGGCTGACCCGCGGGACCCGCGGTCCCCCGAGGCTGTATGCCCCTTTTCTCCTCCCGCACAAAAGCGGGCCGGAGGCGGCGCGGCGTCTCGGGCGGGCGCTGCGGTGTTGCGGTTCGGCTCAGCCCCTCGCTCGCCGTTCAAAGCAGCTGTTCAAACACCCGGGCTGCTGTACTTTGACGGGAGGAAGGTTTTTCAAACGGCCCCGCAAGCTTTGAACTGACAGCCCTCCTTGATATCTCCTTCGCCGCCGcgccgctcctcctcctccggcagCCTCGCTCCGCAGCACGGGGCCGCGAGCACCTCTCGGGGGTCCCCGGCGACCCCCCCGGGGGCAAAAGCGacgaggagaggaaaaaaaaaaaaaaagggggggggggagaaaaaaaaaaccgcCCGAGCCTCTCCGGGAGAACGGCCGGGCGCAGCCAACGCGAGGCTCCCAGGCGCTGCATGCGAAGGCCGGCTCGGCAGCTCCGTGCTCATTGCCGGGGCGCGTTTAATGCACCTTTTGTGAGATGGGGTTGTTTTGatctctgcttcctttttaaCCTTTCCCTGTGAAGTATTCAAGCCCGCACTTCTCGTGTGGCTCTCGCCAGCGCTGCTCCGAGGAGGCTGATTCGGAGGCGAGACCCAAGGCATGAATGAAACTTCAACTTTAAGGGCCTGCGGAGAGACAAAACTGAGGCCGGGGCTTCACAAgtgattgctttaaaaaaaaaaaaaaaaatccaatctaCACAAAGAGGCAGCTGGCTGCTTTAATGAAAACTGCTTAAAGCTGCAAGAACCGCAGCCTCAGGGATGTATTTATAAGATGACTCAAAAGCTACACTTTCAAGTTGCTTCTCCTCGGGGTAGATATAACAAACACATTTAACTAAGAAATCTAaacaaaaaggacagaaattgATAACTTTGATTGCACGAGCTCACATTACCCATTGAAATTAAAATCCGCCGTCCAAATAGATTTCCCCACCTATCTCGAGACGGAGGAAAATCTCCCCGCACATacgtatatatacatatatatatatccgCACGCACACATACGGAATATCATCTGTATTTTTGCCCCGCTAGAATACCGATTATCCCAGAAGATAGAAAGGtgtggaatttaaaaaaaaaaagaaaaagaaaaaaaaagaaaaagaaaaagttcccGCAAAGTTTGCACGAGGGTTCATTTCCAGCATTCCCCGCAACTCTATTCTTCCGGCCACTTCATTCACCCGAGACTCTTCTATTTTATCTGCATCGCTGTTTAAACTGGTAGGGTATAATGCTCTAAGTTCggcatttgaaattaaattatttgaattcaCGGATATTAATCTTTTCCCTTCATCCTCCAGTTCTGAATCTTGTCATTAAAAATGATCCACCCTTTGTAGTCCGCAAGTGAATATTTTATAGACAGACACCGCTATGAAGACTTCTAACACAACGTCAACCAGTCAGACTTGGCTGGTGCAGGGATTACTTTGAGTAATTTATCAAAGGAAGGCTGCGAAATTTTGAGTGGAGAATATGAGGCCTTGGGggggaaaagaagcagaagaagcaggaggaaaaaaaaaaaaaaaaagacaaattccaTCAGTCCACGAGATAAATTCTGGCTGGAGTTAATGCGGCTTGTTTATTGAATCCTCGGAGCCAGACCCGGGCGCGATTGGAGTTTGCCTTTTACTTTCCCCGGCCGGTAAAGGAGCGCCCCACGACGGGGCTTTTGGGGCGTTTCTGCTGGCCCAGGAGCAggtggaggggagcagggggaggcgGCCGAGCCCCTGCGGCAGGCAAAGGGGATTTCAGCGGGCACTTCCCAAAGCCTGCAACGGGGAGCTGTGCGGGACaacatatacaaaataaaaataaaggagagagCAAGCTCTCCATCCCTGTGTGATGCAGCTAACggttgttttcttccttcctgcagcGATCGCCGCCGGTGGAGGCGAGCAGCGCCCCGGGAAGGGCTCAGCCGAAGCGCCCGGGGGCACGGCCCTCTGGACCCCTCCGGCCCCCTCCGGCCCCCTCCGGCCCCCTCCGGCCCCCTTCGGTCCCCTCCGGCTTTGGGGCGCTCTGGGCTGGCGGCAGGAGGAAGGtggctcctctccctccccaaacacccccccgGGCTCTCCGGCGCCGTGCTCGCCTCCAGGCCGAAGGGATGCCCAGCCTGGGGGTGCCACCGGGCTTTTCCTCTCCACCCAGCACGGGACACggctgggggcaccccggggggaCCCAGGGCCGCAGCAGCGCCCCAGAGCATCCTCAGCCCGGTGCaacgggggcagccccccaaaGCACCCGCAGCCCGGCTGGGGAcaccccgctgcctccccccgggcccggcccggtgCCGGTGAGGCTGCTCTCAGAGCCTGCCCCGGGGGAGATGCaggaggggcctgggggggggggggtctggaaAGTTTCTTTGGCtcggggaggaagaagaggagcgAGGCGAGCAGGAAGGCCGGGCCATTGTCCACAGAGGGTGCATTTTTGCCAGCCTGGCGTTGGTTGCTATagtgaggagagagagagagaggaggggggggaggaaaaaaaattcaaaaaaaaaaaaaaaagaaaaaaaaaagcccgaCCAACCCGAAACCGAACAGAGGAGCACAGTTCGCCTCCCTCCGCGCTCcagccggggccgcgccgcccgctCCCAACCAAAATAAGAGCGCGGCCGGGGCTGGCCCGGCGGGGACCCGCTCCTGCCCGCCCCGCAGCCGTCCCGCAGCCGTCCCGCAGCCGTCCCGCAGCGCTGCGGGGCGCCCCGGCTcccgcagcccggccctgcTTCACGCCCCGCAGAGCATCCGTGGCACTGCTCCCGACACCAGCTGCTGGGGGGCctttgtggtcttttttttttttttctttttttttttttttccttttttcttttttttggtgccTAAATAATCTGCAGAAGGGAGGCTGGCTTGTCCCGATGCAAATGAACGGCTCTTAAATTCGGAGAGAGACTCTTATTttgcagcagtgtttttttctttctttcttttttttttttttgttgcctcGCTATTGAACTTTGAAAACAGTGCGGCGGGGGGAAGGCGATAATGAAGGGTCTCGGAGGCTTAAGATTTAGTTAAGTGAGTGACTCAAGATGGCAAGAAGAAAGTTAGTTACTTAGTTAATTGGGAATTATTCACCTTCCGAGATCGGCGCCGCAGTTTGTTCAAATGACAGCGCGCACTTGGGgcggggggaaggaggcaggcagggcggggaggaggggaggacgcagatttcacttgtttttttccttttttttttttttttttttttcaggacaagTTAAATTGCAGCTGAAGGAGAGAGGTCAGTATCTTTTCAAATCAAtctctctgtctgtctgcctctgTCCCCATCTATTCcctgcaaaaggaaaagctcCAACTTTGTTCCTCCATCTGTTCTGTATCGTCTGCAATCGGCAGTTCTTTAGATTGCATGCACTTTTGCTCCCGATGGAGTGAAACTTTAAAGGTGTACAGTCACTTATCTgaaatagggaaaaataaaagtcgTCCTTTCCAATCATATAGCACAACTGTTCTCTTCCCGTTCAattgttaattttctttctttttttttctttccctttttctttcgGTCTCATTTTCGAATTGCGGTTgacaagttttatttaaaaaaaaaaacactttacaaGCCACCACTTAATGcattattcacatttttaaaaatgcttgaaaGAAATCACGTTAATGAAGAGAACATTTGTAGTAATTTGGTGATAATTATCAGAATCACCAAATATTCGCAAAGGCTTTAACATTACGTgttggaagaaaagcaaaacacattattttaatagtCTGATATGCAAACTATGGACCATTCAATTACATGGCTTAATAATGCATACATGATGTGATCTTGTTATTGGGATAGGAAGGGCTGCAGTAATTCACTCCAAAGACCAAGTGTGCTCTTACATCCAGTAAAATCCATTGCCATGGATCAGGGGGCCCTGCCAAACTACatttaagagaataaaaattaatgactGAGAATTTGAGCGttaaattaacattaattatATGACCTGCCTGCTGGAAAGATTAAATTTCTTACGCCCTAATTAGATAACGTCTCCTCATACATCAAACAATTTCCACTTCCAGATTTCGGTATTAAAATGCAGaacggggcggccggggccgttTGGGCTCCGGagcccggggctccccggggctgggggcgacCCTGCCTcgggctcggggggggctcggggggggtcagggggggatcagggggatttggggggggcgcCGAAGGGATGCTCGGACCCGGGTTGAGGCTCCCACGCAGGAGCTGCCGCGGGTGGACGGGGCGAGCATCCCTCGGCGCGGGCGAGGCGGATCCGCGTTTCTTCGCCTCTCTCGCGAAGGGCAGCTTCAgcggctccccggggaggggaggaaatcCCTGGGATACCCCTGGCCCCGTCCCCTGCTCCTGATCTCCCTGGGCTCGGCCGTCACCGTCGCGCCTGGGCGGCCGGAGCGCAGCCGGCGTCCGTCGGGGCCCCCCGACGGCGGCCGGGGCCGGACACGGGTGGGAGCGGCGGGGACACGCGGCTCGGTTTCAGGGCTTCGGGTTTCAGGGCTTTAACCCGGCGTGGCTGCCGCTTCGGCAGggagagaaatagagaaataaataaataaacaaacgggagggagagagagagagaagtgagagtgggggggagccgcggggggTGCGTGGGAgagggcggcggcagcggggcgtTGTACCGGGGCCGGGGGCGTTGTACCGGGGGCTTCAG
This genomic stretch from Anser cygnoides isolate HZ-2024a breed goose chromosome 3, Taihu_goose_T2T_genome, whole genome shotgun sequence harbors:
- the POU3F2 gene encoding POU domain, class 3, transcription factor 2 — encoded protein: MATAASNHYSLLASGSPMVHAEPPGGMQPGGGYRDAGALVQADYALQSNGHPLSHAHQWIAALSHGGPGGPGGGGGGGGGGGGGGGGGGGGEAPWAAGALGQPDIKPAVVQPGGRGDELPPPPQHPPPGRAPHLVHHGGGGGGGGGHHAAAAAAAAAAAAAAAAWRAGGAAHLPPGMAAANGGQAAGLLYSQPPGFTVNGMLGAAQPALHHHGLRDAHDEPPGPPGPPPGPPGPPHHGAEHGGPPPPPPHGPHPGAAGPPPPPPSAAPPGAPHHEAHSDEDTPTSDDLEQFAKQFKQRRIKLGFTQADVGLALGTLYGNVFSQTTICRFEALQLSFKNMCKLKPLLNKWLEEADSSSGSPTSIDKIAAQGRKRKKRTSIEVSVKGALESHFLKCPKPSAQEITSLADSLQLEKEVVRVWFCNRRQKEKRMTPPGGTLPGAEDVYGASRDTPPHHGVQTPVQ